Proteins encoded in a region of the Isoalcanivorax pacificus W11-5 genome:
- a CDS encoding substrate-binding domain-containing protein — translation MRFKQTLGLAFAAAAMTTVAAPAMARDTIQIAGSSTVLPFASIVAEEFGNAFGQFNTPVVGSGGSSGGLRQFCQGVGANTIDIANASRAIKSSEVESCAGAGVKQILEIQFGYDGIVFASRADKGTFALEPKHVFTAAAAQVPQGGKMVANPYTRWSQIDDSLPNQEIILVIPASNHGTREVFEEKVILDGCAEFAEIKAMDKDAQKSACLSLRQDGRIIEIAGDYTETLARLQAQADAVGVFGLSFYDQNRDRLKVATINGVTPSLETIGSGEYPVSRPLFFYVKGEHLGVVPGIDQYVEYFLNDQVSGFGSPLEAAGLIPLNDEERAKEVADFKARKAVQ, via the coding sequence ATGCGCTTCAAGCAAACTCTTGGCCTGGCGTTCGCCGCCGCTGCCATGACCACCGTTGCCGCACCGGCAATGGCCCGTGACACCATCCAGATCGCCGGTTCGTCCACGGTGCTGCCGTTCGCCAGCATCGTGGCAGAAGAGTTCGGTAACGCCTTCGGCCAGTTCAACACCCCGGTAGTGGGTTCGGGCGGCTCCAGCGGCGGTCTGCGTCAGTTCTGTCAGGGCGTGGGCGCCAACACCATCGACATCGCCAACGCTTCCCGCGCGATCAAGTCCAGCGAAGTGGAAAGCTGCGCCGGTGCTGGTGTGAAACAGATTCTGGAAATCCAGTTCGGCTACGACGGCATCGTGTTTGCCTCGCGCGCCGACAAGGGCACGTTCGCCCTGGAGCCGAAGCACGTCTTCACGGCTGCCGCCGCCCAGGTGCCGCAAGGCGGCAAAATGGTTGCCAACCCGTACACCCGCTGGTCGCAGATCGACGACAGCCTGCCGAACCAGGAAATCATTCTGGTGATCCCGGCGTCCAACCACGGCACCCGTGAAGTGTTCGAGGAAAAAGTGATTCTCGACGGTTGCGCCGAATTCGCTGAAATCAAGGCGATGGACAAAGATGCTCAGAAGAGCGCCTGTCTGAGCCTGCGTCAGGATGGCCGTATCATCGAGATCGCCGGTGACTACACCGAAACCCTGGCACGCCTGCAAGCCCAGGCTGACGCGGTGGGTGTATTCGGTCTGAGCTTTTACGACCAGAACCGTGACCGCCTGAAAGTGGCCACCATCAACGGTGTGACCCCGAGCCTGGAAACCATCGGCTCTGGCGAATACCCGGTGTCCCGCCCGCTGTTCTTCTACGTGAAAGGCGAGCACCTCGGTGTTGTTCCGGGCATCGACCAGTATGTTGAATACTTCCTGAACGATCAGGTATCCGGTTTCGGCAGCCCGCTGGAAGCAGCTGGCCTGATCCCGCTGAACGACGAAGAGCGCGCCAAAGAAGTGGCCGACTTCAAAGCTCGCAAGGCGGTTCAGTAA
- a CDS encoding acyl-CoA thioesterase, with protein sequence MTDDRDDEPQPGGELAIQTIAMPQDANWNGDIFGGWLVSQMDLAGAVCARKTARGRVATVAIDSMSFLRPVPVGAVVSCYTELLDVGRSSMNIRVEVWIRSMGEVAKVTEGLFTFVAIDQTGRTRAVHQD encoded by the coding sequence ATGACCGACGACCGCGACGACGAGCCGCAACCGGGCGGAGAACTCGCCATCCAGACCATCGCCATGCCTCAGGACGCCAACTGGAACGGGGACATCTTTGGCGGCTGGCTGGTCTCCCAGATGGACCTGGCCGGCGCCGTCTGCGCCCGCAAGACCGCCCGCGGGCGGGTCGCCACCGTGGCCATCGATTCCATGTCCTTCCTGCGCCCGGTGCCGGTAGGTGCCGTGGTGAGCTGCTATACCGAACTGCTGGACGTGGGCCGCAGCTCGATGAACATCCGCGTGGAAGTGTGGATCCGCAGCATGGGCGAGGTGGCCAAGGTCACCGAGGGCCTGTTCACCTTTGTCGCCATCGACCAGACCGGCCGTACCCGGGCCGTGCACCAGGACTGA
- a CDS encoding substrate-binding periplasmic protein: protein MRQWWFCGDLILAGLMLASLIGKPARAVEVIQYPAPVSERDSRDLYIIELLRLALDKTVDSHGPYRLEPASEALTQSRALAELSTGRELDVVWSMTSIEREQLARPIRIPLLKGLLGYRLLIIREEDIPWFAGVQNLDQLREVRAGQGHDWPDVDILNANGLSVVRASSYDSLFLMLDQGRFDYLPRGLTEAWAELDQRPEMAITVAPGLLLYYPTAAYFFVAPDNAPLAERLTQGLERAIADGSFDRLFFNHPQHKEALARTRASVRRVLTLDNPVLPAETPLDRPALWYRPDLLPREP from the coding sequence ATGCGTCAGTGGTGGTTTTGCGGTGATCTGATCCTGGCCGGCCTGATGCTGGCCAGCCTGATCGGGAAGCCCGCCAGGGCTGTGGAGGTCATCCAGTACCCGGCGCCGGTGAGCGAGCGCGATTCGCGCGATCTGTACATCATCGAATTGTTGCGCCTGGCACTGGACAAGACCGTCGACAGCCATGGCCCCTACCGGCTGGAACCCGCCAGTGAAGCCCTGACCCAGAGCCGCGCGCTGGCGGAACTCTCCACCGGCCGCGAGCTGGACGTGGTCTGGAGCATGACCTCCATCGAGCGCGAACAGCTCGCACGCCCCATCCGCATTCCGCTGCTCAAGGGCCTGCTCGGCTACCGCCTGCTGATCATCCGCGAGGAAGACATTCCCTGGTTTGCCGGCGTCCAGAACCTGGACCAGTTGCGTGAAGTGCGCGCCGGCCAGGGCCACGACTGGCCGGACGTGGACATCCTCAACGCCAACGGCTTGTCGGTGGTCCGCGCCAGCAGCTACGACAGCCTGTTCCTGATGCTCGATCAGGGCCGCTTCGACTACCTCCCCCGCGGGCTCACCGAAGCCTGGGCGGAACTGGACCAGCGCCCGGAGATGGCCATCACCGTTGCCCCCGGCCTGCTGCTGTATTACCCCACCGCCGCCTATTTCTTCGTCGCCCCGGATAACGCACCACTGGCCGAACGCCTGACACAGGGGCTGGAGAGGGCCATCGCCGACGGCAGCTTCGACCGGCTGTTCTTCAATCACCCGCAACATAAGGAAGCACTGGCCCGCACGCGCGCCAGCGTGCGCCGCGTACTGACACTGGATAACCCGGTACTGCCGGCGGAAACACCACTGGACCGGCCGGCATTGTGGTACCGGCCCGACCTGCTGCCACGCGAGCCCTGA